The following are encoded together in the Candidatus Flexicrinis proximus genome:
- a CDS encoding YIP1 family protein, whose translation MVDRRLIAQLDSLEPDKRKVAVQQLARSKDMDAIRYLEATERSDSDSSVRDLARKAIVYIKRQNEESGASSPASTPAEPQAPAGKSRYAAGSIMAEYANRQPEPYDEPMEPQEPVEAPKAKPVSVSESRQRNAKGAVDMAGRAAFNEDNGRAAKYLVEAFKQNPNLQFDPYAVGLAATVTGLYKTDAVQAILDGSALDLFDKNELQGKKKIVDPSKEADGVDVPPAGWGTALVDLFMYGLINAVIVGVTVIALIQVIVSVLSNDPTLKAQLAQSQLTLATVIDQVAAFAILSLVVYALVYGLMMMVALLIQSFLIHVAARMVLGGEGTMPNLIHRTALFLGFMAALITIVQIGGFFLPIVSDPAIGIAIWALGFFLSVYTLIGYSSRIGKAYDMGGGKGCAALFLSTVLIGLVSLACVVVLTQSGLVVISNLLSLTPVP comes from the coding sequence ATGGTTGATCGTCGGTTAATCGCGCAGCTTGACAGTCTCGAGCCTGATAAGCGCAAAGTCGCCGTGCAGCAGCTTGCGCGCAGCAAAGATATGGACGCGATCCGCTATCTTGAGGCCACCGAGCGGAGTGACTCGGATTCCAGCGTCCGCGACCTCGCCCGCAAGGCTATCGTCTATATCAAACGCCAGAACGAAGAATCCGGCGCATCAAGTCCGGCCAGCACTCCCGCAGAACCACAGGCTCCCGCCGGAAAGTCGCGCTATGCGGCCGGCAGCATCATGGCTGAATACGCCAACCGGCAGCCTGAACCTTACGACGAGCCGATGGAGCCGCAGGAACCGGTCGAAGCTCCCAAAGCGAAGCCTGTCTCTGTTTCCGAGTCGCGCCAGAGAAACGCCAAGGGCGCCGTCGATATGGCCGGCCGTGCCGCCTTCAACGAAGACAACGGCCGCGCCGCCAAGTATCTGGTCGAAGCCTTCAAACAGAACCCGAACCTCCAGTTCGATCCTTACGCGGTGGGTCTTGCGGCCACTGTGACTGGTCTCTATAAGACCGATGCTGTGCAGGCCATTCTGGATGGCTCCGCGCTGGATTTGTTCGACAAGAATGAGCTTCAGGGCAAGAAGAAGATCGTTGACCCGTCAAAAGAAGCCGACGGAGTCGATGTGCCGCCTGCGGGTTGGGGGACGGCTCTGGTCGATCTGTTCATGTACGGCCTGATCAACGCTGTGATCGTCGGTGTCACCGTGATCGCGTTGATCCAGGTTATTGTATCGGTGCTGAGCAATGATCCCACGCTCAAGGCGCAGCTTGCCCAAAGTCAACTAACGCTCGCAACCGTCATCGATCAGGTTGCCGCTTTTGCCATCCTGTCCCTTGTCGTCTATGCGCTGGTCTACGGCCTGATGATGATGGTGGCCCTGCTGATCCAGTCCTTCCTGATTCATGTTGCCGCCCGCATGGTTCTTGGCGGCGAAGGCACCATGCCGAACCTGATCCACCGTACGGCACTCTTCCTCGGCTTCATGGCAGCGCTGATCACCATCGTGCAGATCGGCGGGTTCTTCCTGCCCATCGTCTCCGACCCGGCTATCGGCATCGCCATCTGGGCTCTGGGCTTCTTCTTGTCGGTGTATACGCTGATCGGTTACAGCAGCCGCATCGGCAAAGCCTATGACATGGGAGGCGGCAAAGGCTGCGCTGCGCTGTTCCTGAGTACGGTTTTGATCGGCCTCGTCAGTTTGGCCTGTGTCGTCGTGCTCACCCAGTCGGGTCTGGTCGTCATCAGCAATCTCCTGAGCCTGACACCTGTGCCCTAG
- a CDS encoding HEAT repeat domain-containing protein, which produces MVDRALVSQLQSMNAGQRREAIMALGRTKDRAAIPHLSRVAETDPDDELRELARKAAIYIDKHAPVVNVKPFKMPWDDEEESEQAADSEPMSAAATAALTDYEPPTPEDIAETQDLEWAERFIERAWQAHYTSDREGAEMYLRKAFERAPVIAEQDSVREAAGKIMGMNPDRAVNALLKPKTMRRGGKPDTQSIRPPSTTRTTGSIKTTPITPTTGSIKTTPATRTTGSIKTMPAGRTTGSIRIMPPDERPQKTVDEIEDGSMGTMFFDLFIYFIIAFVINLVVLLIFQRLLLEQLNSTTFAPDNYTATYSRDLLLYVNEGGIQGIAVSSALSALLTILQTLFYWFITHVVATTLLGGNSTFPRLIRKTYLYFALSTPVLVALLVVGVFLAALLDDPTVLQTALAIAILGSVFLLAWRIGVAYRFDFARGCFTMILTSIALACCAVTVVIALIAAGVGPFAAIADQLARR; this is translated from the coding sequence ATGGTCGACCGCGCACTTGTGAGTCAGCTCCAGAGTATGAACGCCGGCCAGCGGCGTGAAGCGATAATGGCACTGGGCCGCACCAAAGATCGTGCCGCCATCCCGCATCTCTCGCGTGTTGCGGAAACTGACCCGGACGACGAACTTCGCGAATTGGCCCGCAAAGCCGCAATCTACATCGACAAACATGCCCCGGTCGTCAACGTCAAACCGTTTAAGATGCCCTGGGACGATGAGGAAGAATCGGAGCAGGCAGCTGACTCCGAGCCGATGAGTGCCGCAGCGACAGCCGCCCTGACCGATTACGAACCGCCAACGCCGGAAGACATCGCCGAAACGCAGGATCTTGAATGGGCGGAACGCTTCATCGAGCGCGCATGGCAGGCACACTACACCAGCGACCGCGAAGGCGCCGAGATGTATCTGCGCAAAGCGTTCGAACGCGCTCCGGTAATCGCCGAACAGGACAGTGTGCGTGAGGCTGCCGGCAAGATCATGGGGATGAACCCGGATCGTGCCGTCAATGCGCTGCTCAAACCGAAGACCATGCGCCGTGGCGGGAAGCCCGACACCCAGAGCATCCGTCCCCCGTCGACGACCCGGACGACCGGCTCGATCAAGACCACGCCAATCACCCCGACGACCGGCTCGATTAAGACCACGCCGGCCACCCGGACGACCGGTTCGATCAAGACCATGCCGGCCGGTAGGACGACGGGATCGATCAGGATCATGCCGCCGGATGAAAGACCTCAAAAAACCGTTGACGAGATTGAAGACGGGTCGATGGGAACTATGTTCTTCGACCTGTTCATCTACTTCATCATCGCCTTTGTCATCAACCTGGTCGTCTTGCTTATCTTCCAGCGCCTTCTGCTGGAACAGCTAAACTCCACGACCTTTGCGCCGGATAACTATACTGCGACCTACTCGCGGGATCTGCTCCTGTATGTCAACGAGGGTGGCATCCAGGGGATCGCGGTATCGTCCGCGCTCTCGGCCCTGCTGACTATCCTGCAAACCCTATTCTATTGGTTCATCACCCATGTCGTCGCGACAACGCTCTTGGGCGGCAATTCAACCTTCCCGCGCCTGATCCGCAAAACCTATTTGTACTTTGCACTCTCGACACCGGTCTTGGTCGCCCTGCTGGTCGTTGGCGTCTTCCTCGCGGCGCTCCTGGATGATCCGACAGTACTACAGACTGCGCTGGCGATTGCGATCTTGGGCAGCGTCTTCCTGCTCGCCTGGCGCATCGGGGTTGCCTATCGCTTCGATTTCGCGCGGGGCTGCTTCACCATGATCCTGACCTCGATTGCGTTAGCGTGCTGTGCCGTCACCGTCGTCATCGCCCTGATCGCAGCGGGTGTCGGGCCGTTCGCGGCTATTGCCGACCAGCTTGCCCGCCGTTAA